The following are encoded in a window of Artemia franciscana chromosome 5, ASM3288406v1, whole genome shotgun sequence genomic DNA:
- the LOC136027697 gene encoding uncharacterized protein LOC136027697 encodes MDSVHCSTPTIDWNSQNLKHSWNRFKQHAKLMFSGLLSGKAETVKCSYLLIWVGEKGRDIFNTFTIADSEQNVSAYLAKFDTYVEPMANPIFARYKFHKRNQDAIETVEQYVTSLKILAKDCSFGNSEDEMVRDRLVFGIRNDRIREKLLTQGSTLTLTTAINTSQAMEETQAQLLTMNEAEHKTAIKQEVDVVSKYPECYMCGGQYSRGHKCPAKGKTCSKCGKINHYARVCKSKTVHQLGIAGTSSGSQDIHALDFSPCSGSELYIDSIHSMNQTKDHHIDLYFSTQKKYISFKLDTGADANILPFKEYERCCPHPTLNKTNSILTSYTNGKLNVYGVCEAEIQYKDRPGQKHKFFVVDTQKVPIISRQTSVDLGLVKFIFDVQTMQPCPDRIKIMIDQYADVFEGIGQLPGVCKLTLKEGAVPTVQPPKRVPFALEKRLKAELDHLEQMKIIEKVTKPTDWVNSVVIVEKANGNLRICLDPMDLIKNLKRPHYPIPTFESITQRCAGAKIFSKLDATSGFWSMMHDDESSDLTTFNTIYGRYKFKRYPFGLNSAQDDFQRKMEEAFENLNLGLIVNDIVICGADDSEHDERLKAALERAREKNVKFNQEKCVFGAESIPYFGHLLTSEGIKPNPEKTRAITEMPPPENSEQLQKLLGMLNYLSRYIPNLSSLNKSLRELARADEYKWKPALEKAFSKIKSALCSNLAYFDPKCENIEVKVDASKHGLGAVLPVDDNVVAFGSHSMSETEQQYSQIEKELLAVVFGCKHFHQYIYGRTVTITTDHKPLESILVKPISKAPPWLQRMML; translated from the coding sequence ATGGATTCAGTTCATTGCTCAACACCAACGATCGACTGGAATTCACAAAACTTGAAACATTCATGGAATAGATTTAAGCAGCATGCAAAATTAATGTTCAGTGGCCTCCTTAGTGGTAAAGCAGAAACTGTGAAATGCTCATACTTGCTCATATGGGTTGGTGAAAAAGGCAGGGATATATTTAACACCTTCACTATTGCTGACTCAGAACAGAATGTATCTGCATACCTGGCAAAGTTTGACACTTATGTGGAACCAATGGCAAACCCCATTTTTGCCAGATACAAATTTCACAAAAGGAACCAGGATGCTATAGAGACAGTTGAACAATATGTAACAAGTCTCAAGATCTTAGCAAAAGACTGCTCATTTGGGAATTCAGAAGATGAAATGGTCAGGGACAGGCTAGTTTTTGGTATAAGAAATGACAGAATCAGAGAAAAGTTGCTTACACAGGGATCAACACTCACTCTAACTACTGCCATTAACACAAGCCAAGCAATGGAAGAAACCCAAGCACAACTACTAACTATGAATGAGGCTGAGCACAAGACAGCTATCAAACAAGAAGTCGATGTTGTGAGCAAATATCCTGAATGTTATATGTGTGGTGGACAATATTCCCGTGGACACAAGTGCCCcgcaaaaggaaaaacatgcTCAAAGTGTGGTAAGATTAACCATTATGCTAGAGTTTGCAAGAGTAAAACAGTTCACCAGCTAGGAATTGCAGGAACAAGCTCTGGTTCTCAGGATATACATGCATTAGACTTCTCCCCTTGCTCGGGAAGCGAGTTGTATATTGATTCAATTCATTCAATGAATCAAACCAAAGACCATCACATTGATCTGTACTTCAGTACACAAAAGAAGTACATCAGCTTCAAGCTTGATACAGGAGCAGATGCCAACATACTTCCATTTAAGGAATATGAGAGATGTTGTCCCCATCCCACACTAAACAAAACCAACAGTATACTGACAAGCTATACCAATGGGAAGTTGAACGTATATGGAGTGTGTGAAGCTgaaatacaatacaaagatagGCCTGGACAGAAGCACAAATTCTTCGTGGTTGACACTCAGAAAGTGCCAATAATTAGTAGGCAAACCAGTGTTGATCTTGGTCTTGTCAAATTCATATTTGATGTGCAAACAATGCAACCTTGCCCTGATCGAATCAAGATCATGATAGACCAATACGCTGATGTCTTTGAGGGTATTGGCCAACTTCCTGGCGTGTGTAAGCTGACGCTGAAGGAAGGAGCAGTTCCTACAGTTCAACCCCCAAAACGTGTACCATTTGCATTAGAGAAAAGATTAAAGGCTGAACTCGATCACCTGGAACAGATGAAAATCATTGAGAAAGTTACAAAGCCTACTGACTGGGTTAATTCTGTTGTAATAGTGGAGAAAGCAAATGGGAACTTAAGGATATGTCTGGACCCCATGGACCTGATCAAGAACCTAAAAAGACCACATTATCCGATCCCAACATTCGAGAGCATCACCCAGAGGTGTGCTGGAGCTAAGATTTTCTCCAAACTTGATGCCACTAGTGGATTCTGGTCAATGATGCATGATGATGAATCATCCGACTTGACAACTTTTAACACCATCTATGGTCGTTACAAATTCAAAAGGTACCCCTTTGGCCTAAACTCAGCACAAGACGATTTCCAGAGAAAAATGGAAGAGGCCTTTGAAAACCTCAATCTAGGCCTAATAGTCAATGACATAGTCATTTGTGGTGCTGATGATAGTGAACATGATGAAAGACTGAAGGCAGCACTAGAACGTGCGCGTGAGAAAAATGTTAAGTTTAACCAAGAGAAATGTGTGTTTGGTGCAGAGAGCATCCCATACTTTGGGCATCTTCTGACCTCGGAAGGAATAAAGCCCAACCCCGAAAAAACTCGGGCTATTACGGAAATGCCACCGCCAGAAAACAGTGAGCAGCTTCAAAAACTTCTAGGCATGCTTAACTACCTGTCGAGGTACATACCAAACTTGTCCTCATTAAACAAAAGCCTAAGAGAGCTAGCACGGGCTGATGAGTACAAATGGAAACCAGCTCttgaaaaggcattttcaaagaTAAAGTCAGCCCTTTGCAGCAACTTAGCATACTTTGACCCAAAGTGCGAAAACATAGAGGTAAAAGTAGATGCATCAAAGCATGGTCTAGGCGCAGTACTACCAGTTGACGATAATGTTGTTGCCTTTGGCTCACATTCAATGAGTGAAACCGAGCAGCAGTATTCACAAATAGAGAAGGAATTGCTGGCAGTTGTATTTGGATGCAAGCATTTCCACCAGTATATATATGGCAGAACCGTAACAATAACAACAGACCACAAACCTCTAGAAAGCATCCTTGTAAAACCGATATCCAAAGCACCACCATGGCTACAACGCATGATGCTATGA